In Listeria monocytogenes, the following proteins share a genomic window:
- the aspS gene encoding aspartate--tRNA ligase → MEKRTSYCGELNEAHIGQSVVLHGWVQKRRDLGGLIFIDLRDREGIVQVVFNPEFSKEALEIADSVRNEFVVTIKGTVHARGEKAINEKLATGKVEVLAEEITILNTSKTPPFYIEDGVNVSDELRLKYRYLDLRRPEMNNIFKMRHTVTRTFRNKLDALGFFDIETPYLTKSTPEGARDYLVPSRVYPGNFYALPQSPQILKQLLMTAGFDKYYQIVRCFRDEDLRGDRQPEFTQIDLETSFLTKEEIQAITEDMLVDVVKEAKNITIDKPFPRMTYKEAMDRFGSDKPDIRFGLELQNVSDVVKDVDFKVFQSAIENGGEVKAINAKSAAANFSRKDLDALGVFVANYGAKGLAWLKVEASELKGPIAKFFPEDKAADLKAALQAEDGDLLLFAADKADIVAASLGALRNKLGKDLNLINEEELAFLWVTDWPLFEYDEEAGRYVSAHHPFTLPKEEDIPLLETDSSKVMAEAYDIVLNGYEIGGGSLRIYKKEVQESMFRALGFTDESAKEQFGFLMDALEYGTPPHGGIALGLDRIVMILAGRNNLRDTIAFPKTGSAVDPLTNAPGEVSAAQLAELKLETVKKETN, encoded by the coding sequence ATGGAAAAACGTACAAGTTACTGCGGTGAATTAAACGAAGCGCATATTGGTCAAAGTGTTGTCCTTCATGGTTGGGTACAAAAAAGACGCGACTTAGGTGGATTAATTTTTATTGATTTACGTGATCGTGAAGGAATCGTTCAAGTTGTTTTCAATCCTGAATTTTCAAAAGAAGCGCTTGAAATCGCTGATAGTGTTCGAAATGAATTTGTTGTTACTATTAAAGGAACAGTTCATGCTCGTGGTGAAAAAGCTATCAATGAAAAATTAGCAACTGGTAAAGTAGAAGTTTTAGCAGAAGAAATTACCATTTTAAATACGTCTAAAACACCACCATTTTATATTGAAGATGGCGTGAATGTTTCGGATGAATTGCGTTTGAAATACCGTTATTTAGACTTACGACGCCCGGAAATGAACAACATTTTCAAAATGCGTCACACGGTAACGAGAACGTTCCGCAATAAACTAGATGCACTCGGATTCTTTGATATTGAAACACCTTATTTAACGAAAAGTACGCCAGAAGGTGCACGCGATTATCTTGTACCAAGTCGTGTTTACCCTGGTAACTTCTATGCATTGCCACAATCTCCGCAAATTTTAAAACAGTTACTAATGACTGCAGGTTTTGATAAATATTACCAAATCGTACGTTGCTTCCGCGATGAAGATTTGCGCGGTGACCGTCAACCTGAATTTACACAAATCGATTTAGAGACTAGCTTTTTAACGAAAGAAGAAATCCAAGCGATTACGGAAGATATGTTAGTAGATGTAGTGAAAGAAGCGAAAAATATTACTATCGACAAACCGTTTCCTCGCATGACGTATAAAGAAGCGATGGATCGTTTTGGAAGTGATAAGCCAGATATTCGTTTCGGTTTAGAATTGCAAAATGTATCAGATGTCGTTAAAGATGTTGATTTCAAAGTATTCCAATCCGCTATTGAAAATGGTGGCGAAGTAAAAGCGATTAATGCGAAGAGTGCGGCAGCTAATTTTTCACGTAAAGATTTAGATGCGCTTGGTGTTTTTGTTGCTAACTACGGGGCAAAAGGTCTTGCTTGGCTAAAAGTAGAAGCTAGCGAACTGAAAGGGCCGATTGCTAAATTCTTCCCTGAAGACAAAGCGGCAGATCTAAAGGCTGCTCTGCAAGCAGAAGATGGCGATTTATTACTATTTGCAGCTGATAAAGCAGATATCGTTGCGGCGTCACTTGGGGCGCTTCGTAATAAACTTGGTAAAGACTTGAACTTAATCAATGAAGAAGAACTTGCTTTCTTATGGGTGACTGATTGGCCACTATTTGAATACGATGAAGAAGCAGGGCGTTATGTATCTGCGCACCATCCATTCACTTTGCCAAAAGAAGAAGATATCCCGCTTCTTGAAACTGATTCTTCTAAAGTAATGGCAGAAGCTTATGATATCGTATTAAATGGATATGAAATTGGCGGCGGTTCATTACGGATTTACAAAAAAGAAGTACAAGAATCGATGTTCCGTGCGCTTGGTTTCACGGATGAATCAGCAAAAGAACAATTTGGCTTCCTGATGGATGCATTAGAGTATGGTACGCCACCACATGGCGGTATCGCACTTGGCTTAGATCGTATTGTTATGATCTTGGCAGGCCGAAACAACTTGCGCGATACAATTGCCTTCCCTAAAACAGGAAGCGCAGTAGACCCGCTGACAAATGCGCCAGGCGAGGTTAGTGCCGCTCAACTTGCGGAATTGAAACTGGAAACAGTAAAAAAAGAAACAAACTAA
- the hisS gene encoding histidine--tRNA ligase, giving the protein MDLQLPRGTRDILPEEVSKWHFLETEFKNVCENFQYEEIRTPVFEHTELFERGVGDSTDIVSKEMYTFQDKGGRSLTLRPEGTASVVRAFVEHKLYGEVSQPIKMYYNEPMFRYERPQGGRQRQFTQMGIEALGSDDPSIDVEVISLAMTFFKKIGLTNIKLVINSLGDKESRLKHREALVAHFEPHIDEFCAECQVRLHKNPLRILDCKKDHDNPLIQSAPSILDFLNEESVAYFENVKNYLNALEIPFEIDPTMVRGLDYYNHTTFEIMSVEEGFGAKTTLCGGGRYHGLVREFGGPDTPGMGFGIGVERILLALEKADIEIPAKKPLEVYVITAQPEAELKAVTLVNKLRQNGISAEKDYLKRKFKAQLKDANRKNAVYTIILGEEELQTGNYQLKNMETGEQEAVSETTILEKLTNTKGEK; this is encoded by the coding sequence ATGGATTTGCAATTACCAAGAGGGACGCGAGATATTTTGCCGGAAGAGGTTAGTAAATGGCATTTTTTAGAGACCGAGTTTAAAAATGTTTGCGAAAACTTCCAATACGAAGAAATCAGGACGCCTGTTTTTGAACATACAGAATTATTTGAGCGTGGGGTTGGCGATTCTACGGACATCGTATCAAAAGAAATGTACACTTTCCAAGATAAAGGTGGCAGAAGCTTAACGCTAAGACCAGAAGGGACTGCTTCGGTTGTTCGAGCTTTCGTTGAACATAAATTATACGGCGAAGTGAGCCAACCTATCAAAATGTATTATAATGAACCAATGTTTCGTTATGAACGTCCACAAGGCGGAAGACAACGCCAATTTACTCAAATGGGTATTGAGGCGCTTGGAAGTGACGATCCTTCTATTGATGTAGAAGTTATCTCACTAGCAATGACATTTTTCAAAAAAATTGGCTTAACAAACATTAAATTAGTCATTAATAGCCTTGGTGATAAAGAAAGCCGTTTAAAACATCGGGAAGCACTTGTTGCACACTTTGAACCACACATTGATGAATTTTGTGCAGAATGCCAAGTGCGGTTACACAAAAATCCACTGCGGATTTTAGACTGTAAAAAAGATCATGACAATCCACTGATTCAATCTGCGCCATCTATTTTAGACTTTTTAAATGAGGAATCTGTTGCCTATTTTGAAAATGTTAAAAATTACTTAAATGCGCTAGAAATTCCGTTTGAAATTGACCCAACGATGGTTCGTGGTTTAGATTATTATAACCACACGACATTTGAAATTATGAGCGTAGAAGAAGGATTTGGCGCGAAAACAACGCTTTGTGGTGGTGGTAGATATCACGGTTTAGTGAGAGAGTTTGGCGGCCCAGATACACCAGGAATGGGCTTTGGTATTGGTGTGGAGCGTATTTTACTAGCACTAGAAAAAGCGGACATCGAAATACCTGCGAAAAAACCATTAGAGGTTTATGTGATTACAGCGCAACCAGAAGCAGAACTAAAAGCCGTAACACTCGTAAATAAATTAAGACAAAACGGCATTAGTGCAGAAAAAGATTACTTAAAACGTAAATTCAAAGCACAACTAAAAGATGCCAATAGAAAAAATGCCGTATACACCATTATTCTTGGTGAAGAAGAATTACAAACAGGCAATTATCAATTAAAAAATATGGAAACAGGCGAGCAAGAAGCTGTGTCTGAAACAACCATTCTAGAAAAATTAACAAACACCAAGGGGGAGAAATAA
- a CDS encoding N-acetylmuramoyl-L-alanine amidase produces MKNKFIFITVVSILLIAAGIFTTIAMANANSVVVKAEVLNVRSGPGLAYDVTSQARKNEVLRVVGEENQWYKVQLDNGNSGWVASWLVENTDVSAASNSVAIVSSDGGLNVREKPSTSSKSLGLLNNGDQVTVTSQQNGWAQIQYNGTSAWVSSDYLTIRESVTKVDESELQTVTIRDDSTNIRNKPSRDGAVIEKANSGQGFAIQGVQGDWYKIRTTSGEEGYVANWVVDVSDKGQTSSPRSKTTKLSEATIVIDPGHGGNDPGAKGANGTIEKEMTLKTAKQLKQKLESRGAKVILTRNSDKYVSLKGRTNIAAENNADVFISIHFDSLEDTSKGVSGQTTYYYDNSDKSLAESINTTLGKDLPTSNRGARVGDYYVVRENSQPAVLLELGYLSSAKDERNINSASYRSQIADSVTDGLANYFSN; encoded by the coding sequence ATGAAGAATAAATTCATTTTTATCACCGTTGTCTCCATTTTATTGATTGCAGCAGGTATTTTTACAACCATAGCAATGGCGAACGCGAATTCCGTTGTCGTCAAAGCAGAAGTCTTGAATGTCCGCAGCGGTCCTGGTTTAGCATATGATGTAACGAGCCAAGCCAGAAAAAATGAAGTACTCCGGGTAGTCGGTGAAGAAAATCAATGGTACAAAGTTCAGTTAGATAACGGAAATAGCGGTTGGGTTGCCAGCTGGTTAGTAGAAAACACAGATGTCAGCGCAGCAAGTAACAGTGTCGCTATCGTTTCTTCTGATGGCGGATTGAATGTCCGCGAGAAACCAAGTACCTCAAGTAAGTCACTTGGATTACTAAATAACGGTGACCAAGTAACAGTTACTAGCCAACAAAACGGCTGGGCGCAAATCCAATATAATGGTACAAGCGCATGGGTTAGCTCCGATTACTTAACGATTCGTGAATCCGTTACAAAAGTAGATGAAAGCGAACTACAAACAGTAACCATTCGCGATGACTCCACTAATATTAGAAATAAGCCAAGTCGTGATGGTGCCGTCATCGAAAAAGCAAATTCTGGTCAAGGATTCGCTATTCAAGGAGTACAAGGTGACTGGTATAAAATTCGCACGACAAGCGGTGAAGAAGGTTATGTAGCTAACTGGGTAGTCGATGTTTCCGACAAAGGACAAACCTCCAGCCCTCGAAGCAAAACAACCAAATTATCCGAAGCGACAATCGTTATTGACCCTGGACACGGCGGCAATGATCCGGGTGCAAAAGGCGCAAATGGTACGATTGAAAAAGAAATGACTTTAAAAACAGCCAAACAGTTAAAACAAAAACTTGAATCTAGAGGCGCTAAAGTTATCTTAACGAGAAATAGTGATAAGTATGTTTCTCTAAAAGGAAGAACAAATATAGCTGCCGAAAATAATGCAGATGTCTTTATTAGTATTCATTTTGATAGTTTAGAAGACACAAGTAAAGGCGTAAGCGGCCAAACTACTTACTATTACGACAATAGTGATAAATCGCTCGCTGAAAGTATTAATACTACGCTTGGGAAAGACCTCCCTACTTCTAACCGCGGCGCAAGAGTCGGCGATTATTATGTAGTTAGAGAAAATTCACAACCTGCTGTCTTACTTGAACTTGGTTACTTAAGTTCCGCAAAAGATGAACGTAATATTAATTCAGCATCTTATAGAAGCCAAATTGCTGATTCCGTAACAGACGGTCTAGCTAATTACTTCTCTAATTAA
- the dtd gene encoding D-aminoacyl-tRNA deacylase: MRVLLQRCYEASVSVEEEVISEIAGGLCLLVGFTHTDTPETVDYMAKKIVGLRIFEDESEKMNISLADRGGAILSVSQFTLYADVSKGKRPSFTKSAPGEKAEALYDLFNQKLADSGIIVETGVFGAMMDVKIVNHGPITIMLDSDEMRSK, translated from the coding sequence ATGCGTGTGCTACTACAAAGATGTTACGAGGCTTCCGTGAGTGTGGAAGAGGAAGTCATTAGCGAGATAGCTGGAGGTCTTTGTTTATTAGTTGGATTCACCCATACAGATACCCCAGAAACCGTTGACTACATGGCGAAAAAAATCGTAGGATTGCGAATTTTTGAAGATGAGTCAGAGAAGATGAATATTTCTTTAGCCGATCGAGGTGGCGCCATTCTTAGTGTTTCCCAGTTCACTTTATATGCAGATGTCAGTAAAGGGAAACGTCCGAGCTTCACAAAATCCGCTCCTGGAGAAAAAGCAGAAGCGCTGTATGACTTATTTAATCAAAAGCTTGCAGACTCTGGGATTATTGTCGAAACAGGTGTATTCGGTGCGATGATGGATGTGAAAATCGTCAATCATGGACCAATTACCATCATGCTTGATTCAGATGAAATGCGTAGTAAGTAG
- a CDS encoding bifunctional (p)ppGpp synthetase/guanosine-3',5'-bis(diphosphate) 3'-pyrophosphohydrolase produces the protein MAKEQNLTAEQVIDMASHYMNQEHLALVKKAYEFARDSHKEQFRKSGEPYIIHPIQVAGILVELKMDPSTVASGFLHDVVEDTPVTLADLEEVFGSEVAMLVDGVTKLGKIKYKSHEEQQAENHRKMFIAMAQDIRVILIKLADRLHNMRTLKHLPVEKQRRIANETLEIFAPLAHRLGISRVKWELEDTALRYLNPQQYYRIVHLMKQKRDARERYLHDVIDGVNENLDELNIQADISGRPKHIYSIYRKMSEQNKQFNEIYDLLAVRIVVSSIKDCYAVLGIIHTRWKPMPGRFKDYIAMPKSNMYQSIHTTVIGPQGEPLEVQIRTHEMHQIAEYGVAAHWAYKEGKVVNSKTSFDNKLTWFREILEYQNESDNAEEFMESLKLDLFSDVVYVFTPKGDVYELPNGSVPLDFAYRVHTEIGNKTIGAKINGKIVTLDYKLKTGDIIDILTSKHSYGPSRDWLKLVQTSQARNKIKQFFKRQAKEENVEKGRDLVEKEIRQLGFESKKIMTPENLRKLADKLNFSHEDDLFAAVGYNGITALQVANRLTEKLRKERELEAETEKLLTQSENKPSNSDANNEKLKIKHNAGVVVQGVGNLLIRLSRCCNPVPGDDIVGYITKGRGISIHRQDCPNVQAIEPERLIEVDWEDADSQAKNDYNVDIEIYGYNRNGLLNDILQVINSLTSNINGVNAKVDNNKMATLVVTLQIHNINHLQRVVDKIKQIPDVYTVRRLMN, from the coding sequence ATGGCGAAAGAACAAAATCTGACAGCTGAGCAAGTCATCGATATGGCTTCTCATTATATGAATCAGGAACATCTAGCGCTCGTAAAAAAAGCGTATGAATTTGCGCGCGATTCTCATAAAGAGCAATTTCGTAAATCAGGTGAGCCGTATATTATTCATCCAATTCAAGTTGCCGGCATTTTAGTCGAATTAAAAATGGATCCATCGACCGTTGCATCTGGATTTTTACATGATGTCGTGGAAGATACGCCAGTCACACTAGCAGATTTAGAAGAAGTTTTTGGCAGTGAAGTTGCCATGCTAGTAGACGGAGTAACGAAACTTGGTAAAATTAAATATAAATCACACGAAGAGCAACAAGCTGAAAATCACCGGAAAATGTTCATTGCGATGGCGCAGGATATTCGCGTTATTTTAATCAAACTAGCGGACCGTTTGCATAATATGCGGACATTAAAACATTTGCCCGTGGAAAAACAACGTAGAATTGCGAACGAAACATTAGAAATTTTTGCGCCACTTGCACATCGCTTGGGTATTTCACGAGTGAAATGGGAGCTGGAAGACACAGCGCTACGTTATTTAAATCCACAACAATATTATCGCATCGTCCACTTAATGAAACAAAAGCGGGATGCAAGAGAGCGTTATTTGCATGATGTGATTGACGGTGTGAATGAAAATCTAGATGAACTCAATATTCAAGCGGATATTTCTGGAAGACCAAAACATATTTATTCGATTTACCGGAAAATGAGCGAACAAAATAAACAATTTAACGAAATTTATGATTTGTTGGCTGTTCGAATTGTCGTTAGTAGTATCAAGGATTGCTATGCTGTTCTTGGTATTATTCATACGCGCTGGAAACCGATGCCAGGTCGCTTTAAAGATTATATTGCGATGCCGAAGTCGAATATGTATCAATCGATTCACACGACGGTTATAGGGCCTCAAGGAGAACCGCTTGAAGTTCAAATCAGAACGCACGAAATGCACCAAATCGCTGAATACGGGGTTGCAGCACACTGGGCCTATAAAGAAGGCAAAGTGGTTAATTCCAAAACTTCATTCGATAACAAATTAACATGGTTCCGAGAAATTTTAGAATATCAAAATGAATCGGATAATGCGGAAGAGTTTATGGAAAGCTTGAAACTCGACTTATTTTCGGATGTTGTTTACGTATTTACTCCAAAAGGTGATGTGTACGAGTTACCAAATGGCTCTGTACCACTGGATTTTGCTTACCGTGTCCATACCGAAATCGGAAACAAAACAATCGGGGCTAAAATTAACGGAAAAATTGTGACACTCGACTATAAATTAAAAACGGGCGATATTATTGATATTTTAACGTCCAAACATTCTTATGGACCAAGTCGCGACTGGCTAAAATTAGTTCAAACTTCGCAAGCGCGAAATAAAATTAAACAATTTTTCAAACGACAAGCAAAAGAAGAGAATGTCGAAAAAGGTCGCGATTTAGTTGAGAAAGAAATTAGACAACTTGGATTCGAATCGAAAAAAATTATGACGCCAGAAAATCTTCGTAAATTAGCTGATAAACTAAATTTTTCGCATGAAGATGATCTGTTTGCAGCTGTTGGTTATAACGGCATCACAGCTTTACAAGTAGCTAACCGCTTAACAGAAAAACTACGTAAAGAACGTGAACTGGAAGCGGAAACGGAGAAACTATTAACACAATCAGAAAATAAACCCTCCAATTCCGATGCTAACAATGAGAAACTGAAGATTAAGCATAATGCAGGAGTAGTTGTTCAAGGGGTAGGTAATCTATTAATTCGACTATCCAGATGCTGTAATCCGGTGCCTGGTGATGATATCGTCGGTTATATTACAAAAGGTCGCGGCATTTCTATTCATCGTCAAGATTGCCCCAATGTTCAAGCTATCGAACCAGAACGACTAATTGAAGTAGACTGGGAAGATGCTGATTCTCAAGCAAAAAATGACTACAATGTAGATATCGAAATATATGGCTATAACCGTAACGGCCTATTAAATGATATCTTGCAAGTGATTAATAGCCTGACTTCCAATATTAACGGCGTCAATGCTAAAGTTGATAATAATAAAATGGCCACATTAGTCGTTACGCTACAAATTCATAATATTAATCATTTGCAACGAGTAGTGGATAAAATAAAACAAATTCCAGATGTTTATACAGTGAGAAGATTAATGAACTAA
- a CDS encoding adenine phosphoribosyltransferase, whose protein sequence is MEIKDLQDYVAIVNDWPKKGIVFKDITPLMNDGEAYRFATDKIVEYAKELKIDIIVGPEARGFIIGCPVAYALGIGFAPVRKPGKLPRETIEMEYDLEYGTNKLSMHSDAIKPGQRVLITDDLLATGGTIEATIKLVEELGGIVAGCAFLIELKELEGHKKLNGYDRLILMQL, encoded by the coding sequence ATGGAAATTAAAGATTTACAAGATTATGTAGCGATTGTGAACGATTGGCCCAAAAAAGGGATTGTATTTAAAGACATCACACCCCTTATGAATGACGGAGAAGCATATCGTTTTGCTACAGATAAAATTGTGGAATACGCAAAAGAATTAAAAATTGATATTATTGTTGGACCAGAAGCACGTGGCTTTATTATCGGCTGCCCAGTTGCTTATGCGTTAGGAATTGGTTTTGCGCCTGTTCGTAAACCTGGAAAACTTCCTCGTGAAACAATCGAAATGGAATACGATTTAGAATATGGTACGAATAAATTATCTATGCATAGTGATGCGATTAAACCGGGTCAACGCGTTTTAATTACGGATGATTTACTTGCAACTGGTGGAACAATCGAAGCAACTATCAAACTTGTAGAAGAATTAGGTGGTATTGTTGCTGGTTGTGCTTTCTTAATCGAACTAAAAGAGCTAGAAGGACATAAAAAATTAAATGGTTATGACCGTTTAATCCTTATGCAATTATAA
- the recJ gene encoding single-stranded-DNA-specific exonuclease RecJ: MIHSKYLWNIEEAAEDKASQLAEQLKISLPLAKLLWKRKITTQGQFDKFFHPEKYESYDPFLFAEMDLAVARIKQAIELNEQILVYGDYDADGVTSIAVLMKTLRHLGANAEFYIPNRFTEGYGPNIAAFDMAKNQGTDLIITVDNGIAALEVMTHAKEIGLDVIVTDHHEPREIMPEAVAVIHPKHPKSAYPFDELAGVGVAYKLSHALLGEEPKELLDLVAVGTVADLVSLTDENRLLVQLGLRQLRESANLGLSVLAKKASLKLEEATEETIGFGLAPRLNAVGRLGPADPAADLLLTEDPEEALFLAEEIDDANKERKQIVVDTTKLAMEAIEAKVTLGNVLVVYGEGWNTGILGIVASKLVGTYSRPAIVLGIDPVTGIAKGSGRSVDAFHLYQALDKHRDLMTAFGGHPMAAGLTLPAENLIELEAKLQEEASFLSEEDFRPALKIEEKINIADVSVAFIAQLEKLAPFGMDNPKPIFLLENMHLKGTKRIGADKTHLKTMLATEENDATLDSIGFGVGDLVEKISPNAAVDVVGELSINEWNNVKKPQLRMMDIHISHWQLFDVRNKSEWARILQEQTESRVFVCFEERTIGTLGEQNYILVDEKADFTADFQTEELVFADMPTKTELVETIVRETKPERIFVHFDAAEGNQIPAIPDRLAFAELYSLIKKFQPFPIEKYTPRLMQKFGWNKEQIDFMSKVFFDLEFAKMESGQIIINEVVEKRNLDESLVYQQKVEEITTRKKLLYSNYTELHSWMESMMETSIYPNAEELENGN; the protein is encoded by the coding sequence GTGATTCATTCAAAATACTTATGGAATATCGAGGAAGCGGCGGAAGACAAAGCTAGCCAATTAGCAGAACAGCTAAAAATTTCGCTTCCACTTGCAAAACTACTTTGGAAAAGAAAAATTACAACGCAAGGACAATTCGATAAATTTTTCCACCCAGAAAAATATGAAAGTTATGACCCATTTTTATTTGCTGAAATGGATCTTGCGGTTGCTAGAATTAAGCAAGCGATAGAACTAAATGAGCAGATTTTAGTTTACGGAGATTATGATGCAGATGGAGTTACTAGTATTGCCGTTTTAATGAAAACACTGCGGCATTTAGGGGCAAATGCTGAATTTTATATTCCTAATCGTTTTACGGAAGGTTATGGTCCAAATATCGCTGCGTTCGATATGGCTAAAAACCAAGGAACGGATTTAATTATTACTGTTGATAATGGTATTGCAGCGCTTGAAGTAATGACGCATGCCAAAGAGATTGGTTTAGATGTTATTGTGACGGATCACCATGAACCACGGGAAATTATGCCGGAAGCTGTTGCAGTAATTCATCCGAAGCATCCTAAGTCAGCTTATCCGTTTGATGAACTAGCGGGTGTAGGTGTTGCTTATAAGTTATCGCATGCTTTACTTGGAGAAGAACCGAAAGAATTGCTTGATTTAGTTGCAGTTGGGACTGTGGCAGATTTAGTTTCTTTAACTGATGAAAATCGCTTACTTGTTCAACTAGGATTGCGTCAATTGCGCGAATCCGCGAACCTTGGACTTTCAGTGTTAGCTAAAAAAGCTAGTTTGAAGTTAGAAGAGGCTACGGAAGAAACTATTGGCTTTGGTTTAGCTCCACGACTGAATGCAGTTGGTCGTTTAGGTCCAGCAGATCCAGCGGCGGATTTACTTTTAACAGAGGATCCAGAAGAAGCACTTTTCTTAGCGGAAGAAATTGATGATGCGAATAAAGAACGGAAACAAATAGTTGTTGATACAACGAAGCTCGCGATGGAGGCAATTGAGGCAAAAGTAACATTAGGAAATGTGCTCGTTGTTTACGGAGAGGGTTGGAATACAGGGATTTTAGGGATAGTTGCTTCTAAATTAGTTGGAACATATTCTCGTCCGGCGATTGTACTAGGAATTGATCCAGTTACTGGAATTGCCAAAGGATCTGGTCGAAGCGTCGATGCATTTCATTTGTATCAAGCGCTTGATAAACATCGTGATTTAATGACTGCGTTTGGTGGGCATCCAATGGCTGCGGGTCTTACATTGCCAGCTGAAAATTTAATAGAATTAGAAGCTAAATTACAAGAAGAAGCAAGTTTTCTTTCTGAAGAAGATTTCCGCCCAGCCTTGAAAATAGAAGAGAAAATAAATATTGCGGATGTTTCCGTAGCATTTATTGCTCAACTTGAAAAATTAGCTCCTTTTGGAATGGATAACCCTAAACCGATTTTCTTGTTAGAAAATATGCATTTAAAAGGAACGAAAAGAATTGGGGCAGATAAAACCCATTTAAAAACAATGCTTGCTACAGAGGAAAATGATGCCACTTTAGATTCTATCGGATTTGGTGTAGGCGATTTGGTAGAAAAAATTTCTCCTAATGCAGCCGTGGACGTGGTTGGGGAATTATCCATCAATGAATGGAATAATGTGAAAAAACCACAACTACGCATGATGGACATTCACATCTCGCATTGGCAACTTTTCGATGTACGTAATAAATCTGAGTGGGCTAGGATTCTCCAAGAACAAACAGAATCAAGAGTCTTTGTTTGTTTTGAAGAAAGAACGATTGGCACGCTTGGAGAACAAAACTATATTTTAGTGGATGAAAAAGCTGATTTTACGGCGGATTTTCAGACAGAAGAACTTGTTTTTGCGGATATGCCAACGAAGACTGAATTAGTGGAAACGATTGTTCGCGAAACGAAACCAGAACGTATTTTTGTCCATTTTGATGCAGCAGAGGGGAATCAAATTCCAGCAATACCAGACCGGTTAGCCTTTGCTGAGCTATATAGTCTCATTAAAAAATTTCAACCATTTCCAATTGAAAAGTACACACCACGGCTAATGCAAAAGTTTGGCTGGAATAAAGAGCAAATAGATTTCATGTCAAAGGTGTTTTTTGATTTAGAATTTGCTAAAATGGAAAGTGGTCAGATTATTATTAATGAAGTTGTTGAAAAACGTAATCTGGACGAATCACTTGTTTATCAACAAAAGGTAGAAGAAATAACTACAAGAAAAAAACTGTTGTACTCTAACTATACGGAACTTCATAGTTGGATGGAATCAATGATGGAAACATCAATTTACCCGAATGCGGAGGAACTAGAAAATGGAAATTAA
- a CDS encoding lipopolysaccharide assembly LapA domain-containing protein, with protein sequence MKENKVQWQVIAGIILALIIAIFAVINVDPVEVNFLFAQAEWPLILIILGSVLCGCLIIFFLNIAKSRGMKKQVKQLTSEKAELERQLAAAKAMKTHSSKVETRDTEKIVDTTK encoded by the coding sequence ATGAAAGAAAATAAAGTACAGTGGCAAGTAATTGCGGGGATTATTTTAGCACTCATTATTGCTATTTTTGCAGTTATTAATGTAGATCCAGTAGAAGTAAACTTTTTATTTGCGCAAGCGGAGTGGCCATTAATTTTAATTATTTTAGGCTCTGTTCTTTGCGGTTGTTTAATTATCTTTTTCTTAAATATCGCGAAATCGCGTGGTATGAAGAAACAAGTAAAACAATTAACATCCGAAAAAGCCGAATTAGAACGCCAACTAGCAGCTGCTAAAGCAATGAAAACTCATTCATCTAAAGTAGAAACACGTGATACAGAAAAGATTGTCGATACAACAAAATAA